ACGGCGACGAAGCCTTTGCGGCGGCAGCGCTCGAGAGAGGGAAGCGGGAGACGGGCGCGAAGCAGAACCCGGTCCCCTTCGAACCGGCGCTCGATCACCTCCCCCTCGCGATACACGCGCGCCACCTCCGCCGACTCGGCCGCGGGAATATCGAGAGTCACCTCGCGCCGCATGGCGACGAGAGCCTCTCGGATCTCCGCGCGGATTTCGTCCGCGCCCCGTCCGGTCCGCGCGCTCGCGGCGACCGCGGGCCCGAACCTCCGGGTCAGGTGGTTCACGACGAGGGGATCGCGCACGCGGTCCATCTTGTTCAGGACGAGAACCGTCGGCTTGTCGGATGCGCCGAGCTCGTCCAGCACTTCGTGAACCGTGAGGATCTGCCCCTCCGCGTCCTCGTTCGACGCGTCGACGACGTGAACGAGAAGATCCGCCTCGACAACCTCGGCGAGCGTCGCGCGAAACGACGCGACGAGCGCGTGCGGCAGCTTCCGAATGAAGCCGACCGTGTCCGAGATCACGACCGGGTAATCGCGCCCGACCTCGACGACTCGGCTCGTCGTGTCGAGAGTCGAGAAGAGCTCGTCCTCCGCTTTCACGTTCGCCCCGGACAGAAGGTTCAGGAGGGTCGACTTCCCCGCGTTCGTGTAGCCGACAAGCGCCGCCGTCGCGCACGCGCGCCTTCCCTTCCGCTGCACGTCGCGGCTCACCGCGAGCTTCTTCAGGCTCTTTTTGAGGAAATCGATTCTCTCGCGCACGCGCCGCCGGTCGACCTCGAGCTGCGTCTCGCCGGGCCCGCGCGTGCCGATCCCGCCCCCGAGCCGCGAGAGATGGTCCCACAGCCGCCGCAGCCTCGGGAGCGTGTACTCGAGCTGCGCGAGCTCGACCTGGAGCTTCGCAGTTTCCGTTCGCGCATGAATTGCGAAAATATGAAGGATTAACTCGCTTCGGTCGATGACCTTCGTGCGGAGCGCCTTCTCGAGATTTCGCCCCTGGGCGGGCGTGAGGTCGTTGTCGAAGAGGACGAGGCGCGCGTCGCTCTCGGCGAGAACGGCCGCGAGGGCGTCCACTTTCCCTTTGCCGATGTAGGTGGATCCCTCGATGCGCGTGCGCCGCTGCCGGAAGCGCCCGACGACCCGGGCCCCCGCCGTTCGCGCGAGCTCCGCCATCTCGTCGAGCGATCGCTCCACCGCGCGGAGGCTCTCTCCGGCGAGCCCGACCCCGACGAGAAGGGCGCTCTCCGCGCCGTCCCCGAGCGGGCTGCGCCCCTCGTGAAGATAGAGCGGCGCCTTCCTGTCCCGCCCGGGCGATCCCCGTGATTCCCGCTCGACCAACCCCGCTTACCCTTCCCCCTCGTCCGGGCGGCCGTTCTCGGTCGGGGCTCCGATCCCCGCTTCGCCTTCGTCCCCGTTCGCCTCGCCCTCCTCTTCCACCTCCTCGCGCACGACCGGAACCACGGCCATCACCTCGTCCCCTTCGTCGAGGTTGATCATCTTCACGCCTTGCGTGTTCCGCCCGAGCATCGAGACGCCGCTCACCGCGAGCCGAAGAATGATCCCGTTTCGCGTGATGATCATCAGCTCGTCCGAGTCGACGACCTCGCGGATGCCGACGAGAAGTCCGTTCCGCGCGCTCGCCTTCACGGTGATGACTCCCTTGCCGCCGCGGCGCGTCACTCGATAGTCGTCGATCGTCGTCCGCTTCCCGAAGCCCTTCTCAGTCACGACGACGATCGAGCCGTTTCTTTCGAGCGTGACCATTCCGATCACCTCGTCGTCGGAGTCGACCGTCGCCCCGCGCACCCCCTTCGCGGCGCGCCCCATCGCGCGGACTTCCTTCTCGTGAAAACGAATCGCCTTCCCCTTCGCCTTCGCGAGGACGATCTCGCGGTTC
The sequence above is drawn from the Candidatus Eisenbacteria bacterium genome and encodes:
- the hflX gene encoding GTPase HflX; protein product: MVERESRGSPGRDRKAPLYLHEGRSPLGDGAESALLVGVGLAGESLRAVERSLDEMAELARTAGARVVGRFRQRRTRIEGSTYIGKGKVDALAAVLAESDARLVLFDNDLTPAQGRNLEKALRTKVIDRSELILHIFAIHARTETAKLQVELAQLEYTLPRLRRLWDHLSRLGGGIGTRGPGETQLEVDRRRVRERIDFLKKSLKKLAVSRDVQRKGRRACATAALVGYTNAGKSTLLNLLSGANVKAEDELFSTLDTTSRVVEVGRDYPVVISDTVGFIRKLPHALVASFRATLAEVVEADLLVHVVDASNEDAEGQILTVHEVLDELGASDKPTVLVLNKMDRVRDPLVVNHLTRRFGPAVAASARTGRGADEIRAEIREALVAMRREVTLDIPAAESAEVARVYREGEVIERRFEGDRVLLRARLPLPSLERCRRKGFVAVSAR